The Vibrio chagasii genome includes a region encoding these proteins:
- a CDS encoding methyl-accepting chemotaxis protein, with translation MTDTNLSVKPSRYTFSLIQTVSAVFISILLLVSFLSMVSIRGIDRVGGYFDTLSEQALPLALHNAELTQSVLEQVKLLTYSTQSTDLDTLNQTRNLIDELAVESNNTLEELLFISQSFPDAISLEQKQSLIDDMARLQQMTNTVLSAQIEIQSKQNLIDSKIAEFRYGVGSIGPEMNRISSFLVEDNPEASDAANRFTSSASAMANTFLMLMMQNDLEKAEDEYRQLRNRIAGLNLAYSDFSDWHPDIAEFASLIAPYEMVKEGFTEEGVIKQILLKLELVKQQEQNLAQVIGLANTVINTLNQLSSTASQLIDESELVVNQTMTNIDRVLFISGLVIAMIIITSWLMLRRWMNKGLKNITRQLTSLAEHDFSKQSELLGPLELQVITSKLNTVVGSTADSIRLVTRNCETLYQTAEVSHDAAEQTNLSLHEQNESLQNMITTITQLEASIGEIARISNASNDDAQVAEDESVSGSQVIGLNQERLQALEHSLNMNEQSMADLDGRVKQIREMVDMISGIAENTNLLALNAAIEAARAGEQGRGFAVVADEVRKLASGTSQQTTNIRNMMNELVAAADRSRTSVTESRTEMANALQASCDVKQAFEKIEVAVNQIKGRVEQIMVATEQQARATVDVTHSITRVSEQGENTKLQLESMIESSEQVGEIAGHQQAMLHKYQFDAEK, from the coding sequence ATGACTGACACCAATTTATCGGTAAAACCCTCACGTTATACATTCTCGCTCATTCAAACGGTGAGTGCCGTATTTATTTCGATCCTTCTACTTGTCAGCTTTTTATCTATGGTCAGTATTCGTGGCATAGATCGAGTAGGAGGTTACTTTGATACTCTGTCTGAACAAGCTCTGCCACTCGCTCTGCATAACGCAGAATTAACACAAAGCGTATTAGAACAAGTAAAACTACTCACTTATAGCACCCAATCGACTGACTTAGATACACTAAACCAAACACGTAATTTGATCGATGAACTCGCTGTAGAGAGTAACAACACGCTCGAGGAACTCCTTTTTATCTCCCAATCTTTTCCTGATGCGATTTCTCTCGAACAAAAGCAAAGCCTTATCGACGATATGGCACGGCTACAACAAATGACCAACACGGTTCTTTCTGCACAAATTGAAATACAAAGTAAGCAAAATCTGATCGACAGTAAAATTGCTGAGTTTCGTTACGGCGTAGGTTCTATCGGTCCTGAAATGAATCGTATTAGCTCCTTCTTAGTGGAAGATAATCCAGAAGCGAGTGACGCGGCCAACCGCTTTACGTCGAGTGCATCTGCGATGGCCAATACTTTCTTAATGTTGATGATGCAAAACGACCTTGAGAAAGCAGAAGATGAATATCGTCAATTGAGGAACCGAATCGCAGGTCTTAATTTGGCCTACAGTGATTTCTCTGATTGGCATCCGGACATTGCAGAGTTCGCGAGCCTAATCGCCCCTTATGAAATGGTAAAAGAAGGCTTTACAGAAGAGGGCGTCATCAAGCAAATATTGCTTAAGCTAGAGTTAGTTAAACAGCAAGAGCAAAACTTAGCGCAAGTGATTGGACTAGCGAATACGGTGATTAATACGCTCAATCAGCTATCGTCGACAGCGTCTCAATTGATCGATGAAAGTGAACTGGTCGTAAATCAAACCATGACTAACATTGACCGCGTGTTATTCATTAGTGGCTTAGTGATTGCCATGATCATTATTACATCGTGGCTAATGCTGCGTCGTTGGATGAACAAAGGCTTAAAAAACATTACACGCCAGTTAACGTCACTTGCAGAACATGACTTTTCGAAGCAGAGCGAGTTGCTTGGCCCACTCGAACTACAAGTCATCACCTCTAAACTTAATACGGTTGTCGGTTCAACGGCCGATTCTATACGTTTAGTTACTCGAAATTGTGAAACGCTTTATCAGACCGCAGAAGTGAGTCACGACGCTGCAGAGCAAACCAACTTAAGTTTACATGAGCAGAATGAATCTCTACAGAATATGATCACCACAATCACACAACTTGAAGCGTCCATTGGCGAAATCGCTCGTATTTCAAACGCATCGAATGATGATGCTCAGGTCGCAGAAGATGAGTCGGTGAGTGGTAGCCAGGTTATTGGTTTAAACCAAGAGCGCTTACAAGCTTTAGAACATTCTTTGAATATGAACGAGCAGTCAATGGCTGATCTGGATGGACGAGTGAAGCAAATCCGTGAAATGGTCGACATGATCAGTGGTATTGCAGAAAACACCAATCTGTTGGCATTGAATGCCGCGATAGAAGCAGCGCGAGCGGGAGAACAGGGCCGTGGTTTTGCGGTAGTTGCAGATGAAGTAAGGAAATTAGCGAGTGGTACGTCCCAACAGACCACCAATATCCGCAATATGATGAATGAGCTGGTGGCGGCGGCGGATCGTTCTCGTACGTCAGTTACTGAATCACGAACTGAAATGGCGAATGCACTACAAGCGAGCTGCGATGTAAAACAAGCTTTTGAAAAGATTGAAGTTGCAGTTAACCAGATTAAAGGCCGCGTCGAGCAAATTATGGTCGCAACTGAGCAACAGGCTCGTGCAACTGTTGATGTGACACACTCAATCACGCGCGTATCCGAGCAGGGCGAAAATACTAAACTGCAACTTGAATCCATGATTGAAAGTTCTGAGCAAGTCGGTGAAATCGCAGGCCATCAACAAGCTATGCTTCATAAGTATCAATTCGACGCAGAGAAATAG
- a CDS encoding AzlD domain-containing protein, whose amino-acid sequence MNTTTFILITLAMAAATFVIRFSVIGLAGKFEMSERFKKTLRFVPVTVLPAIIAVEILGAGPDMEFDLHNPKVLAAIVCTLVSLRFDLIWVVISGVASLIFFKHVMPTFFM is encoded by the coding sequence ATGAATACTACGACTTTTATTCTTATTACTCTTGCGATGGCAGCGGCAACCTTTGTTATTCGATTCTCAGTGATTGGTTTAGCTGGTAAGTTTGAGATGTCGGAACGATTCAAAAAGACGCTGCGCTTTGTTCCGGTTACGGTTTTACCTGCGATTATTGCTGTCGAGATATTAGGTGCAGGGCCAGATATGGAATTTGATCTACACAACCCAAAAGTATTGGCCGCAATTGTTTGTACGCTTGTGAGCCTGCGCTTCGATTTGATTTGGGTGGTAATCAGTGGCGTTGCTTCGCTAATATTTTTCAAACACGTCATGCCTACCTTTTTCATGTAA
- the mobA gene encoding molybdenum cofactor guanylyltransferase MobA: protein MLLPTQTSWVILAGGQASRMGGKDKGLVELNGSPLIQYVIDKLSQQDVSITINANRNLDSYQAFAPVVSDSFPDYPGPLGGIHAGLKNATTDWVGFVPCDSPQISDDLVERFCAAVKEDSDILVAHDGEFKQPVFTLFHKRVLPKLEAFLERGDRKIILLYKECVTEYVDFSDAPNCFVNLNTPEELTQFGTLQ from the coding sequence ATGCTGCTTCCAACGCAAACTAGTTGGGTTATTTTGGCTGGCGGACAAGCCAGCCGTATGGGCGGAAAAGATAAAGGACTCGTTGAGCTCAACGGTTCCCCGCTTATTCAATACGTTATAGACAAGCTGTCACAACAAGATGTCAGCATCACCATCAATGCCAACCGTAACCTCGACAGTTACCAAGCATTCGCTCCGGTTGTTTCCGATTCGTTCCCTGATTATCCGGGGCCATTGGGCGGTATTCATGCTGGCCTTAAAAACGCGACCACTGATTGGGTCGGTTTTGTCCCATGTGATAGTCCACAAATCAGTGATGATCTTGTAGAGCGCTTTTGTGCGGCGGTAAAAGAAGACAGTGACATTCTTGTGGCTCACGATGGCGAATTCAAACAACCGGTGTTTACCCTATTCCACAAGCGTGTTCTTCCAAAGCTAGAAGCCTTTTTAGAGCGTGGCGATCGCAAGATTATCTTGCTCTATAAAGAGTGCGTCACTGAGTACGTCGACTTCAGCGATGCACCAAATTGCTTTGTAAACCTTAATACGCCAGAAGAACTCACCCAATTCGGAACGCTTCAATAA
- a CDS encoding sterol desaturase family protein, translating to MQDPSLLRLVFFVSAFVLCALWEYRAPRKTLTQNKWFRWGNNFSLMALNSVLLATLVPVAAFQAALIAEQNQLGLFNNISLPFEIIVFLCVALLDLAIYTQHLVFHRIPVLWKLHRVHHADLDIDVTTGTRFHPIEMILSMLIKVALIFVLGVPVLAVVIFEVVLNVSAMFNHSNGRLPLWFDKQLRKVIVTPDMHRVHHSVIVKETHSNFGFFLSVWDIWFKTYHAQPKLGHDKVNIGVPEIRDGKEQRLDKLITQPFRYNQNK from the coding sequence ATGCAAGACCCATCCTTACTTCGCCTTGTTTTCTTTGTTAGCGCTTTTGTTTTGTGTGCGTTGTGGGAATATCGTGCGCCAAGAAAAACGTTGACTCAAAATAAATGGTTTCGTTGGGGAAATAACTTCTCATTAATGGCGCTTAACAGTGTTTTATTGGCGACATTAGTACCTGTTGCGGCATTTCAAGCGGCACTGATTGCGGAACAAAACCAATTGGGTCTGTTCAATAACATCAGCCTACCCTTTGAAATCATCGTGTTCCTTTGTGTCGCGTTATTAGATCTTGCCATTTACACTCAACATTTAGTCTTCCACCGTATCCCTGTACTGTGGAAACTTCATCGCGTCCATCATGCCGATTTAGATATAGACGTAACCACGGGTACCCGCTTCCACCCCATCGAGATGATTTTGTCGATGTTGATTAAGGTCGCGTTAATTTTTGTATTGGGTGTGCCCGTACTAGCCGTTGTGATATTCGAGGTCGTTCTGAATGTAAGTGCAATGTTTAATCACAGTAACGGTCGTCTACCTTTATGGTTCGACAAACAGCTTCGTAAAGTGATTGTCACGCCAGATATGCATCGAGTGCACCACTCTGTGATTGTCAAAGAGACACACTCTAATTTTGGCTTCTTCTTATCGGTGTGGGATATCTGGTTTAAAACGTATCACGCTCAACCCAAGCTTGGGCACGACAAGGTCAATATTGGTGTGCCAGAAATACGTGATGGGAAGGAACAGAGGCTAGATAAACTGATTACCCAGCCATTTAGATACAACCAGAACAAATAG
- a CDS encoding C40 family peptidase: MKFRKMLAVTITFATLTACSSAPSPSKNSQIANKPLSKSEQLTTNAYMGVYKQWKGVPYHFGGTSFRGVDCSAFVQIAVQNATQQALPRTTKDLSKQGVEIAYEQAKSGDLVFFKTSFTVRHVGVYLGNNQFLHASTSKGVIISRLDNPYWASKFWHFRRI; this comes from the coding sequence ATGAAATTCAGAAAAATGCTTGCAGTTACAATAACTTTCGCAACATTAACCGCTTGTAGTTCAGCACCATCCCCTTCTAAAAACAGCCAAATTGCAAATAAACCTCTATCAAAGTCAGAACAATTGACTACTAATGCTTATATGGGTGTGTACAAGCAGTGGAAAGGCGTACCTTATCATTTCGGTGGAACTTCATTCAGAGGCGTGGATTGTTCAGCTTTTGTTCAAATTGCCGTGCAAAATGCGACACAGCAAGCATTACCAAGAACAACAAAAGATCTGAGTAAACAAGGCGTTGAAATCGCTTATGAACAAGCAAAGAGTGGAGATTTGGTGTTTTTCAAGACGTCTTTCACCGTTAGGCATGTAGGTGTATATTTGGGGAATAACCAGTTCCTACATGCTTCTACATCGAAAGGTGTGATTATATCTAGGCTAGATAACCCATATTGGGCTTCTAAATTTTGGCACTTTAGGCGCATATAG
- a CDS encoding helix-turn-helix transcriptional regulator has protein sequence MFELSQSDYDILHAIENIVDGIAAMYGEHTEVLLHSLDVRNPSIIKIANSHVTGREVGAPITNLALMKLTQGNDVSGAYMTKCPDGKTLRSMTTIIRNPQQQAIGLLCINTNLDAPFQEVMHSLVPCLLPHVDRPQTTPETFARSNEEMMHGSIETVREQVSNDADIAPSKKSREIVTRLHEMGIFDLKDSAQIAAKGLDISIHTIYRYLRELKA, from the coding sequence GTGTTCGAATTATCTCAAAGTGACTATGACATCTTGCACGCAATCGAGAACATCGTTGATGGCATCGCCGCAATGTATGGCGAGCATACCGAAGTGTTACTACACAGTTTAGATGTTCGTAATCCTTCGATTATTAAAATTGCGAATAGCCACGTCACCGGGCGAGAAGTAGGGGCTCCAATTACTAATTTAGCATTGATGAAGCTCACTCAAGGTAACGATGTTTCGGGCGCTTACATGACAAAATGTCCCGATGGCAAAACCTTACGCTCAATGACGACCATCATTCGAAACCCTCAACAACAAGCCATTGGTTTGTTGTGTATCAACACCAACCTCGACGCACCATTTCAAGAAGTGATGCATTCACTTGTCCCTTGTTTGCTACCACATGTCGATCGTCCTCAAACGACGCCCGAAACCTTTGCGCGTAGTAATGAAGAGATGATGCACGGCTCAATCGAAACGGTAAGAGAACAGGTAAGTAATGACGCAGACATCGCGCCATCGAAGAAGAGCCGAGAGATTGTCACTCGATTACATGAAATGGGGATTTTCGACTTGAAAGACAGTGCCCAAATTGCGGCAAAAGGACTCGATATCTCTATCCATACCATCTACCGCTACCTGCGCGAGCTAAAAGCCTAA
- a CDS encoding DUF3802 family protein yields the protein MVVETDGYLALIEHLSFNLDVFTNGNGDTGNESVEDIVTDMISSNIMAIFEQNPELHSSVRFQLLKEADAVVADLGEVLAGVWAKKATNEQIVFLDEYIALVKNLFDTAVAKYD from the coding sequence GTGGTTGTAGAAACCGATGGCTACCTAGCTTTAATCGAGCACTTATCATTTAACCTAGATGTATTTACTAACGGTAACGGTGATACTGGAAACGAAAGTGTCGAAGACATAGTAACTGACATGATTTCAAGCAACATTATGGCGATCTTCGAGCAAAACCCTGAGCTGCATTCAAGTGTACGTTTTCAGTTGCTTAAAGAAGCGGATGCCGTGGTTGCTGATCTAGGGGAAGTGCTTGCAGGCGTGTGGGCTAAGAAAGCGACGAACGAACAGATTGTTTTTTTGGATGAATATATCGCATTGGTGAAGAACCTGTTTGATACTGCAGTAGCAAAATACGATTAA
- a CDS encoding DUF2960 domain-containing protein, producing the protein MARTILYTYKDEDKELLFSKQEHRTIQEAVADAEGIDITEYLKTEQQLELISDTKAVRNYQDNYFRKLGFSNLTLKQKENLGVGKKNK; encoded by the coding sequence ATGGCTCGTACCATTCTGTACACGTACAAAGACGAAGACAAAGAGTTACTGTTTTCAAAGCAAGAACACCGCACGATCCAAGAAGCGGTTGCTGATGCTGAAGGCATCGACATCACTGAATATTTAAAAACAGAGCAGCAGCTTGAGTTGATTTCAGATACTAAAGCAGTTCGCAACTACCAAGACAATTACTTCCGCAAGCTTGGTTTTTCAAATCTTACGCTGAAGCAAAAAGAAAACCTTGGTGTTGGTAAAAAGAATAAGTAA
- the nagK gene encoding N-acetylglucosamine kinase produces MYYGFDVGGTKIEFGAFNEKLERVATERVPTPTDDYQLLLDTIAGLVKKYDSEFSCEGKIGLGLPGMENADDGTMLVVNVPASTGKPLRKDLEALIGRSVKIENDANCFALSEAWDDDLKDEPSVAGLILGTGFGGGLVYEGKVFSGRNHVAGELGHMRLPLDAWFHLGDNAPLLGCGCGKKGCLDSYLSGRGFELIYEHYFGEKKKAIDIIQAYNEGEAKAAEHVDRFMELLAICFANLFTGLDPHVVALGGGLSNFELIYEEMPKRVPKYLLSVAKCPKIIKAKHGDSGGVRGAAFLNIK; encoded by the coding sequence ATGTATTACGGCTTCGATGTTGGCGGCACTAAAATTGAATTTGGTGCATTCAACGAGAAACTTGAGCGAGTAGCAACAGAGCGCGTTCCAACACCAACAGATGACTATCAATTACTGCTTGATACGATCGCTGGTTTAGTAAAGAAATACGATAGCGAATTCTCTTGCGAAGGCAAAATCGGCCTTGGCCTTCCTGGTATGGAAAACGCAGACGACGGCACTATGCTGGTTGTTAATGTTCCTGCATCAACAGGTAAGCCACTACGTAAAGATTTAGAAGCGCTAATCGGTCGTAGCGTAAAAATCGAAAACGATGCGAACTGTTTCGCGCTTTCTGAAGCATGGGATGATGATCTAAAAGACGAGCCATCGGTTGCTGGTCTAATTCTAGGTACAGGTTTTGGCGGCGGTTTAGTTTACGAAGGTAAGGTATTCTCTGGTCGGAACCACGTTGCCGGTGAACTAGGCCATATGCGTCTACCTTTGGATGCATGGTTCCACCTTGGTGACAACGCACCGCTTTTAGGTTGTGGTTGTGGTAAAAAAGGTTGTCTAGATAGCTATCTGTCGGGGCGTGGCTTCGAATTGATTTACGAGCACTACTTTGGCGAGAAGAAGAAAGCGATTGATATAATCCAAGCTTACAACGAAGGTGAGGCTAAAGCGGCTGAACACGTTGACCGCTTCATGGAGCTTTTGGCAATCTGCTTCGCGAACCTGTTTACTGGCCTAGATCCACACGTTGTTGCACTGGGTGGCGGTCTTTCAAACTTCGAGCTTATCTACGAAGAAATGCCAAAGCGCGTGCCTAAGTACTTACTGTCTGTTGCTAAGTGTCCGAAGATCATCAAAGCAAAACACGGTGATTCAGGTGGCGTTCGTGGTGCTGCATTCCTAAACATCAAATAG
- a CDS encoding tRNA-uridine aminocarboxypropyltransferase, with the protein MSMRIHAFHRLYKHRLSLSTKPFNARGCKVVRCEFCKIKQDSCICEHQPNIDTNIATMLILSDNEILKPSNTGRLIVDTVKDSHVYLWHRTEPNTEMLDVLKDEQYQPVIVFPEDYTDDKSRVVQDLPQMRNPNKKLLLIFIDGSWREARRIFRRSEYLQDLPVLSIEPESVSQYMMRKSDNEQHLSTAEVASLVLKQAGEEQGAKTLQLWFEAFRESYMLSKTRYKSDPTKPSLNAFIEHSKNEMSL; encoded by the coding sequence TTGTCCATGAGAATCCACGCTTTTCACCGTTTATATAAACACCGTTTGTCCCTTTCTACCAAGCCGTTCAATGCGCGCGGGTGTAAAGTGGTTCGATGTGAGTTCTGTAAAATCAAACAAGACAGCTGTATCTGTGAGCACCAACCGAACATAGATACGAATATTGCCACAATGTTGATTTTGTCAGATAACGAAATATTGAAACCAAGTAATACCGGTCGTTTGATTGTCGACACAGTAAAAGACAGCCATGTTTACCTTTGGCACCGAACAGAGCCAAACACAGAGATGCTGGATGTTCTGAAAGACGAGCAATATCAACCGGTGATTGTGTTCCCAGAAGATTATACCGATGACAAATCGCGAGTGGTTCAAGACCTGCCACAAATGCGTAATCCAAATAAAAAACTACTACTGATTTTCATCGATGGTAGCTGGCGTGAAGCAAGACGTATCTTTAGACGTTCTGAGTACTTACAAGATCTACCTGTGTTGTCGATTGAACCTGAATCCGTTTCTCAGTACATGATGCGAAAGTCAGACAATGAGCAACACCTTTCAACTGCAGAAGTCGCGAGCTTAGTATTAAAACAAGCTGGTGAAGAGCAGGGCGCCAAAACATTACAACTATGGTTTGAAGCATTTCGCGAAAGCTACATGCTAAGTAAGACTCGTTACAAGTCAGATCCGACCAAACCAAGCCTGAATGCTTTCATAGAGCACAGTAAAAATGAGATGTCACTCTAA
- a CDS encoding bifunctional molybdopterin-guanine dinucleotide biosynthesis adaptor protein MobB/molybdopterin molybdotransferase MoeA has product MKDSKQRPNLPLLGFAAYSGTGKTTVLEALLPLLTDAGLKVGVLKHAHHDFDVDKPGKDSYRLRKAGANQMLISSRNRHVMMTETPEAEADFDYLLTRFDTNTLDLILVEGCKNIAFPKIELHRDEVGKPWLYPNDDNIIAIAADSKVESNLPQMAISDLEAIRDFIIDYTQSFDPASKTNKVASCASSKDNTPVVCCDSFSPAGLTVTQGQQKIVDSIDALELTESVALEQGYGCVLAEDVISPINVPQNTNSAMDGYAIRSEDLDLDSYHVVAEVMAGHSYDKTVQQGEAVKIMTGAPMPEGVDVVVMREQAVQEGDTVSFPDAKISVGQNVRMAGEDLEIGQPVFTRGTRIEAPEMGMMASLGFGTCPVLRKVKVGVFSTGDEVQAPGSEQKPNSIYDSNRFTIIGMLQKLGCDIVDYGIIEDNEQKMMDVLHAASLETDMVLTSGGVSVGDADYIKLALDKLGEINFWRINMRPGRPLAYGKIEDKPFFGLPGNPVAVMVSFINFVEPAIRKLQGQTNWTPVKANAVATEQLRSRQGRTEFSRGVFTMNESGVLEVKTTGKQGSGILRSMSEANCLIEISPSVDTVKVGETVTIIPLQGRV; this is encoded by the coding sequence ATGAAAGATTCAAAACAACGCCCTAACCTGCCGTTATTAGGTTTTGCTGCCTACAGCGGCACAGGTAAAACAACGGTACTTGAAGCCCTGTTACCTTTGTTAACCGACGCAGGTTTGAAAGTTGGCGTTCTTAAACATGCTCATCACGATTTTGATGTCGATAAGCCGGGCAAAGACAGCTATCGCTTACGTAAAGCTGGTGCAAACCAAATGTTGATCAGCTCTCGTAACCGTCATGTAATGATGACAGAAACGCCAGAAGCCGAAGCTGACTTTGATTATCTGCTTACCCGTTTTGATACCAACACGTTGGATTTGATTTTGGTTGAAGGCTGCAAGAACATCGCTTTTCCTAAAATCGAGCTTCACCGTGATGAAGTTGGTAAACCTTGGCTTTATCCAAATGATGACAACATCATTGCTATCGCAGCCGACAGCAAAGTCGAATCTAACCTGCCACAAATGGCGATCAGCGACTTAGAAGCGATTCGTGATTTCATCATCGACTATACTCAGTCGTTCGACCCAGCTTCGAAAACAAATAAAGTCGCTTCGTGTGCATCTTCAAAAGACAACACGCCAGTTGTGTGTTGTGATTCTTTCTCTCCTGCAGGCCTTACCGTGACTCAAGGTCAGCAAAAGATTGTTGATAGTATTGATGCATTAGAGCTGACGGAATCTGTTGCCTTAGAACAAGGGTATGGTTGCGTATTGGCGGAAGATGTTATTTCACCAATCAATGTACCTCAGAACACGAACTCTGCAATGGACGGTTACGCCATTCGTAGTGAAGATTTGGATCTGGATAGCTACCACGTTGTTGCTGAAGTTATGGCAGGACACAGCTACGACAAGACAGTTCAACAAGGTGAAGCGGTTAAGATCATGACTGGTGCACCAATGCCGGAAGGTGTTGATGTGGTTGTGATGCGAGAGCAAGCCGTTCAAGAAGGTGACACAGTTAGTTTCCCAGACGCGAAAATCTCGGTAGGACAAAATGTCCGTATGGCGGGTGAAGACCTTGAAATCGGCCAACCTGTCTTTACTCGTGGCACGAGAATCGAAGCGCCAGAAATGGGCATGATGGCATCACTGGGTTTCGGTACCTGCCCTGTTCTACGTAAAGTGAAGGTTGGTGTATTCTCGACAGGTGATGAAGTTCAAGCACCAGGTAGTGAGCAGAAACCAAATTCTATCTACGATTCAAACCGTTTTACTATTATTGGTATGCTTCAAAAACTGGGCTGTGACATCGTTGATTACGGAATTATTGAAGATAACGAACAGAAGATGATGGATGTCCTTCATGCTGCGTCGTTAGAGACTGACATGGTATTAACGTCTGGCGGTGTATCTGTTGGTGATGCTGACTACATCAAACTCGCGCTAGATAAACTGGGTGAGATTAACTTCTGGCGCATCAACATGCGTCCGGGGCGTCCTCTTGCTTACGGTAAAATTGAAGATAAACCATTCTTCGGTTTACCAGGTAACCCAGTCGCAGTAATGGTGTCGTTCATCAACTTTGTTGAGCCAGCGATTCGCAAGCTGCAAGGTCAAACAAACTGGACACCAGTAAAAGCGAATGCGGTAGCTACCGAGCAATTACGTTCTCGCCAAGGCCGTACTGAATTTAGCCGTGGTGTGTTCACTATGAACGAATCTGGCGTACTTGAAGTTAAGACAACGGGTAAACAAGGTTCAGGCATTCTGCGCTCAATGAGTGAAGCAAACTGCTTAATTGAAATTTCACCATCGGTTGATACCGTGAAAGTTGGTGAAACAGTGACGATCATTCCGTTGCAAGGTCGTGTTTAA
- a CDS encoding AzlC family ABC transporter permease, which produces MNNQQIQAGLRAIFPLCVGAFPFSFIVGAVSITAGMSVTQSTLWSFTVFAGSSQMVALGLVQSSASIVVIMFTTFIINLRHMLYSASISEHMKSYPFHVRMLMSYGLTDEVYAATINEMKQEGESRHWFYLAAMGGFWVNWVVADFLGALIGSSFPEIANYGLDFAMVAAFIAIVIPQVKSRECIVAAIVATFTGVLLAELPYSLGLVIAAVVGVYAGYRMDLSTEQAEQEAIQNDLLTQERGVA; this is translated from the coding sequence ATGAATAATCAACAAATCCAGGCAGGGTTAAGAGCAATCTTCCCTTTATGCGTTGGTGCATTTCCATTTTCGTTCATTGTGGGAGCGGTCAGTATTACCGCAGGGATGAGCGTTACTCAGAGTACCTTATGGTCTTTCACCGTTTTTGCCGGATCATCACAAATGGTGGCGTTAGGGCTAGTTCAGTCATCAGCAAGTATTGTGGTCATCATGTTTACGACCTTCATCATAAACCTGCGCCATATGCTATACAGCGCTTCAATATCAGAGCACATGAAATCCTATCCCTTTCACGTTCGTATGTTGATGTCCTACGGCCTTACCGATGAGGTCTATGCAGCAACGATCAATGAGATGAAGCAAGAAGGTGAAAGTCGACACTGGTTCTATTTAGCGGCAATGGGTGGTTTTTGGGTTAACTGGGTAGTGGCAGATTTCCTTGGCGCACTGATTGGTTCTTCGTTCCCTGAAATTGCTAACTATGGATTGGATTTCGCGATGGTCGCAGCCTTTATCGCTATCGTGATTCCACAAGTTAAAAGCCGTGAATGTATTGTTGCAGCCATTGTCGCGACCTTTACTGGGGTGCTTCTTGCAGAACTTCCCTACTCTCTTGGCCTTGTAATTGCTGCCGTTGTTGGGGTGTACGCAGGCTACCGAATGGACCTGTCGACTGAACAAGCGGAACAAGAAGCGATCCAAAATGACCTATTAACTCAAGAACGTGGAGTGGCATAA
- a CDS encoding RidA family protein, whose translation MKEIITANQAPEAIGPYSHGNAFGNLVFTSGQLPVCKEKGGVVEGGVSEQSRQSLLNLQYVLQAAGSDLDQVLKTTCYLSDINDFAAFNEVYKEFFEKDCPARSCFAVKDLPLGVKIEIEAIAGRK comes from the coding sequence ATGAAAGAAATCATTACAGCAAATCAAGCGCCGGAAGCCATTGGTCCATACTCACACGGTAACGCATTCGGAAACCTTGTTTTCACATCAGGTCAATTACCTGTGTGTAAAGAGAAAGGTGGTGTTGTAGAAGGTGGCGTGAGTGAGCAATCTCGTCAGTCACTACTTAACCTCCAATATGTTTTACAGGCTGCAGGCAGCGACCTAGACCAAGTACTAAAAACAACGTGTTACTTATCAGACATTAATGACTTTGCAGCTTTCAATGAAGTGTACAAAGAGTTCTTTGAAAAAGACTGTCCTGCACGTAGCTGTTTTGCAGTGAAGGATCTTCCTCTAGGCGTGAAAATCGAAATCGAAGCGATTGCTGGTCGTAAGTAG